In Cervus elaphus chromosome 5, mCerEla1.1, whole genome shotgun sequence, the following proteins share a genomic window:
- the HSPB9 gene encoding heat shock protein beta-9, giving the protein MQRVGSSLPSGSQSASRCPSVAFTEQNQVATLPVQRLTEDVAAGEDGFQMKLYAHGFTPEELLVQVNSGCLVVTGQRQLEGCNPDGTGFRVAQKVHQQMSLPPDLDPAAMTCCLTPSGQLCVRGQCRALPSSEAQTGPASRFRSRGSKKLA; this is encoded by the coding sequence ATGCAGCGGGTCGGTAGCAGTCTCCCTAGCGGGAGCCAGTCGGCCTCCCGATGTCCCAGCGTGGCCTTTACTGAACAGAACCAGGTGGCCACTCTACCAGTGCAGCGGCTCACGGAGGATGTGGCAGCTGGGGAGGATGGGTTCCAGATGAAGCTGTATGCCCATGGCTTCACCCCTGAGGAGCTGTTGGTTCAGGTGAACAGCGGATGCCTGGTGGTGACTGGCCAGCGACAACTGGAGGGCTGCAACCCGGATGGGACCGGCTTCCGCGTGGCGCAGAAGGTGCACCAGCAAATGTCACTCCCACCGGACCTGGATCCCGCTGCCATGACTTGCTGCCTGACCCCCTCTGGCCAGCTGTGTGTCCGTGGCCAGTGCCGGGCACTGCCTTCCTCTGAGGCTCAAACAGGACCCGCCTCGAGATTCAGAAGCCGTGGCTCTAAGAAACTAGCCTGA
- the RAB5C gene encoding ras-related protein Rab-5C: MAGRGGAARPNGPAAGNKICQFKLVLLGESAVGKSSLVLRFVKGQFHEYQESTIGAAFLTQTVCLDDTTVKFEIWDTAGQERYHSLAPMYYRGAQAAIVVYDITNTDTFSRAKNWVKELQRQASPNIVIALAGNKADLASKRAVEFQEAQAYAEDNSLLFMETSAKTAMNVNEIFMAIAKKLPKNEPQNAAGAPGRNRGVDLQENNPASRSQCCSN; this comes from the exons ATGGCGGGTCGGGGAGGCGCAGCGCGACCCAACGGACCAGCTGCTGGGAACAAGATCTGTCAGTTTAAGCTGGTCCTGCTGGGGGAGTCCGCGGTTGGCAAATCCAGCCTCGTCCTCCGCTTCGTCAAGGGGCAGTTCCACGAGTACCAGGAGAGCACAATTGGAG CGGCCTTCCTCACACAGACCGTCTGCTTGGACGACACAACAGTCAAGTTTGAGATCTGGGACACAGCTGGACAGGAGCGGTATCACAGCCTGGCCCCCATGTACTATCGGGGGGCCCAGGCTGCCATCGTGGTCTACGACATCACCAACACA GATACCTTCTCCCGGGCCAAGAACTGGGTGAAGGAGCTACAGAGGCAGGCCAGCCCCAACATCGTCATCGCGCTCGCAGGCAACAAGGCGGACCTGGCCAGCAAGAGAGCCGTGGAGTTCCAG GAAGCACAAGCCTATGCAGAGGACAACAGTTTGCTGTTCATGGAGACATCAGCAAAGACTGCGATGAACGTGAATGAAATTTTCATGGCAATAG CTAAGAAGCTTCCCAAGAACGAACCCCAGAATGCAGCTGGTGCTCCGGGCCGGAACCGAGGCGTGGACCTCCAGGAGAACAACCCCGCCAGCCGGAGCCAGTGCTGCAGCAACTGA